The following DNA comes from Helicobacter pylori.
CAGCAAGGATAATTGCATCATTGTGTGCTGTATTGAAAACATTGACCCCATGGGCGTTCATACCGGCGATAGCATCACGATCGCTCCAAGCCTCACCTTAACCGATAAAGAATACCAACGCATGCGCGATGCGAGCTTTGCGATTTTGAGAGAAATTGGCGTGGATACGGGTGGGAGTAATGTGCAATTTGCGATCCACCCAGAGACTTTAAGAATGGTTGTGATTGAAATGAACCCACGAGTGAGCCGCAGCTCCGCATTAGCTTCAAAAGCGACCGGGTTTCCCATTGCAAAAGTGGCTACCATGCTTGCGGTGGGTTTTAGCTTAGATGAAATTAAAAACGATATTACCAACACCCCGGCGAGCTTTGAGCCTAGTTTGGATTATATCGTGGTGAAAATCCCTCGCTTTGCGTTTGAAAAATTTGCTGGTGTTTCTAGCACTTTAGGGACTTCTATGAAAAGCATTGGCGAAGTGATGGCGATAGGGGGGAATTTCTTAGAAGCCCTACAAAAAGCGTTATGCTCTTTGGAAAACAATTGGCTAGGGTTTGAATCGTTAAGCAAAGATTTAGAAGCGATAAAAAAGGAAATCCGCCGGCCCAATCCCAAACGCTTGCTTTATATCGCTGATGCGTTCAGGCTCGGCGTCTCTGTGGATGAAGTGTTTGAATTGTGCCAGATTGACAGGTGGTTTTTATCTCAAATTCAAAAGCTAGTCAAAGCAGAAGAGGGCATCAATTCTAGCGTTTTAACGGACGCCAAAAAATTAAGAGGGCTTAAAAATTTAGGCTTTAGCGATGCTAGGATTGCCGCTAAAATCAAAGAAAATGAAAATTTAGAGGTGAGTCCTTTTGAAGTGGAATTAGCTAGATCTAATTTACAAATCGTGCCCCATTTTGAAGAAGTGGACACTTGTGCGGCGGAGTTTTTATCGCTCACGCCTTATTTGTATTCCACCTATGCCCCTAACCCTTTGCCCCCTATGGAAAACAAACAAGAAAAACAAGAAAAGAAAATCCTAATCATAGGCTCTGGGCCTAACCGCATCGGTCAAGGCATTGAATTTGATTATTGTTGCGTGCATGCGAGCTTTGCTTTGAAAGATTTAAACATCAAAAGCGTCATGCTCAATTGCAATCCAGAGACCGTAAGCACGGATTATGATACCAGCGACACGCTCTATTTTGAACCCATTCATTTTGAGTGCGTGAAGAGCATCATTCAAAGGGAGCGAGTGGATGGCATTATCGTGCATTTTGGGGGACAAACCCCTTTAAAACTCGCTAAAGATCTAGCCAAAATGCAAGCCCCCATTATTGGCACGCCTTTTAAAGTGATTGATATTGCTGAAGACAGAGAAAAATTTTCCCTCTTTTTAAAAGAGCTTGACATTAAGCAGCCTGAAAACGGCATGGCTAAGAGTATTGATGAAGCTTATAGTATCGCTAATGTGATTGGTTTCCCTATCATTGTGCGCCCTAGTTATGTGCTAGGCGGCCAACACATGCAAATTTTAGAAAATATTGAAGAACTGCACCATTATTTAGAAAGCGTTACGCATGCTTTAGAGATTAGCCCTAAAAATCCGCTCCTTATTGATAAGTTTTTAGAAAAAGCGGTGGAACTAGATGTGGATGCTATTTGCGATAAAAAAGAGGTCTATATTGCCGGCATTTTACAGCATATTGAAGAAGCTGGAATCCATTCAGGCGATTCGGCGTGCTTTATCCCTTCCACTTTAAGCCCTAAAATTTTAGATGAAATTGAGCGAGTGAGCGCGAAAATCGCTCTGCATTTAGGCGTAGTAGGGCTATTGAATATCCAATTTGCTGTGCATCACAATTCGCTCTATTTGATTGAAGTCAATCCCAGAGCCAGCCGAACCGTGCCTTTTTTGAGCAAGGCTTTAGGCGTTCCTTTAGCCAAAGTTGCGACTAGGGTTATGGTGTCAGAAGATTTGAAAGAAGCCTTAAAGTTCTATGATAAAAAAAATATCGTAGGGTATTCTAAAGGCGTTTATAAGCCTAAAATGCCCCATTTTGTGGCTTTAAAAGAAGCGGTTTTCCCTTTTAATAAACTTTATGGATCGGATTTGATTTTAGGGCCTGAGATGAAAAGCACCGGCGAAGTGATGGGGATTGCTAGATCTTTAGGGCTGGCTTTTTTCAAGGCTCAAACGGCTTGCTTTAACCCCATTAAAAACAAGGGGCTTATTTTTGTTTCCATTAAAGATAAGGATAAAGAAGAAGCGTGCGTTTTAATGAAGCGCTTGGTTCAGTTAGGCTTTGAATTGTGCGCTACAGAAGGCACGCATAAAGCTTTGGAAAAAGCCGGGGTGGAGTCTTTGAAAGTGCTTAAAATCTCCGAAGGCCGCCCCAATGTCATGGATTTAATGATGAATGGGGAAATCAGCATGGCTATCAACACCAGCGATCACAAATCTCAAGATGACGCCAAACTCATTCGCGCTTCTGTGCTTAAAAACCATGTGAGTTATTTCACGACTTTAAGCGCGATAGAAGTTTTGATTTTAGCGTTAGAAGAAAGCTCTAAAGAAGACGAGTTGTTAGCCTTACAAGATTATTTAGTTTGATGGCGTTAGTGTATCTGGTTCAAAGCGATACCACGATAGGACTGCTTTCTAAAGACAGCGAAAAGCTCAACGCCTTAAAAAATCGCCCTAAAAACCAAAGCGTTTTAATAGAAAGCGCTGATTTTACCACCTTAAAAAGTCTGGTGCGCGTGCCCAACGCTTTTAAAAACCTCATTAGAAGAAGCGCTAAAACCACTTTTATTTA
Coding sequences within:
- the carB gene encoding carbamoyl-phosphate synthase large subunit translates to MPKRTDISNILLIGSGPIVIGQACEFDYSGTQSCKTLKSLGYRVILINSNPATVMTDPEFSHQTYIQPITPENIAAIIEKEKIDAILPTMGGQTALNAVMQMHQKGMLEGVELLGAKIEAIKKGEDRQAFKEAMLKIGMDLPKGRYAYNELEALEAINEIGFPAIIRASFTLAGGGSGVAYNIEEFQELAKNALDASPINEILIEESLLGWKEYEMEVIRDSKDNCIIVCCIENIDPMGVHTGDSITIAPSLTLTDKEYQRMRDASFAILREIGVDTGGSNVQFAIHPETLRMVVIEMNPRVSRSSALASKATGFPIAKVATMLAVGFSLDEIKNDITNTPASFEPSLDYIVVKIPRFAFEKFAGVSSTLGTSMKSIGEVMAIGGNFLEALQKALCSLENNWLGFESLSKDLEAIKKEIRRPNPKRLLYIADAFRLGVSVDEVFELCQIDRWFLSQIQKLVKAEEGINSSVLTDAKKLRGLKNLGFSDARIAAKIKENENLEVSPFEVELARSNLQIVPHFEEVDTCAAEFLSLTPYLYSTYAPNPLPPMENKQEKQEKKILIIGSGPNRIGQGIEFDYCCVHASFALKDLNIKSVMLNCNPETVSTDYDTSDTLYFEPIHFECVKSIIQRERVDGIIVHFGGQTPLKLAKDLAKMQAPIIGTPFKVIDIAEDREKFSLFLKELDIKQPENGMAKSIDEAYSIANVIGFPIIVRPSYVLGGQHMQILENIEELHHYLESVTHALEISPKNPLLIDKFLEKAVELDVDAICDKKEVYIAGILQHIEEAGIHSGDSACFIPSTLSPKILDEIERVSAKIALHLGVVGLLNIQFAVHHNSLYLIEVNPRASRTVPFLSKALGVPLAKVATRVMVSEDLKEALKFYDKKNIVGYSKGVYKPKMPHFVALKEAVFPFNKLYGSDLILGPEMKSTGEVMGIARSLGLAFFKAQTACFNPIKNKGLIFVSIKDKDKEEACVLMKRLVQLGFELCATEGTHKALEKAGVESLKVLKISEGRPNVMDLMMNGEISMAINTSDHKSQDDAKLIRASVLKNHVSYFTTLSAIEVLILALEESSKEDELLALQDYLV